The following proteins come from a genomic window of Erpetoichthys calabaricus chromosome 18, fErpCal1.3, whole genome shotgun sequence:
- the LOC114668639 gene encoding LOW QUALITY PROTEIN: N-acetyllactosaminide beta-1,3-N-acetylglucosaminyltransferase 4-like (The sequence of the model RefSeq protein was modified relative to this genomic sequence to represent the inferred CDS: deleted 1 base in 1 codon), with product MPGIGRSWRINSTFLLWYSLCMFVLLCVIYVKRDIPPSIISFQTKYVMGNLNFWDTSPKRSVHFVRPRNQTFECVPLNDSQIPNDLPEVHRVFLKYKNCRTFPTLLKPKSCSDELHLLLAIKSTAVNVNRRVAIRNTWGKEKSWGGKRVKLVFLLGQSPDRVKAQPLQQLLAYESQQFQDILQWDFADSFFNLTLKEIHFLSWFSAECPQAEFVLKGDDDVFVNTGNIVDFLLDFQPDEDLFVGDVIFNAAPIRKTDLKYFIPKKMYAPKLYPPYAGGGGYLMSRKTVIGLDNMAPSIELFPIDDVYVGMCLEKMNVTLKLHPGFKTFGIQQPFNPFDPCMYKELMIVHKLDPTETWIMWTLVNDEGMKCARQAA from the exons ATGCCTGGCATTGGGAGGTCCTGGCGGATCAATTCCACCTTCCTCTTGTGGTACAGCCTCTGCATGTTCGTCCTGCTTTGTGTGATCTACGTAAAGAGGGACATCCCACCATCCATTATATCCTTCCAGACCAAGTACGTCATGGGGAACTTGAACTTTTGGGACACGTCCCCTAAGAGGTCCGTTCACTTTGTGAGACCCCGGAACCAGACGTTTGAATGTGTGCCACTGAACGACTCCCAGATACCCAATGACCTTCCCGAGGTCCACCGTGTCTTCCTGAAGTACAAGAACTGCAGGACTTTCCCTACTCTGCTGAAGCCCAAGAGCTGCTCAGATGAGCTCCACCTGCTGCTGGCCATTAAATCCACGGCTGTGAATGTCAACAGGAGGGTGGCAATAAGAAACACTTGGGGCAAAGAA AAGTCCTGGGGGGGGAAGCGGGTCAAACTGGTGTTTCTCCTGGGCCAGTCCCCAGATCGGGTGAAAGCTCAACCCTTGCAGCAACTCTTGGCATACGAGAGCCAGCAATTCCAGGACATCCTTCAGTGGGACTTTGCAGATAGCTTCTTCAACCTGACCTTGAAGGAGATCCATTTTCTCAGCTGGTTCAGCGCCGAGTGCCCCCAAGCCGAGTTTGTACTCAAGGGGGACGACGACGTCTTTGTCAATACCGGCAACATAGTGGACTTCCTTCTGGATTTCCAGCCCGACGAAGATCTTTTTGTAGGAGATGTCATCTTCAATGCTGCTCCCATCCGGAAAACCGATCTTAAGTacttcatcccaaaaaaaatgtatgcacccAAACTCTACCCCCCTTATGCCGGTGGCGGGGGTTACCTAATGTCACGCAAAACCGTGATAGGCCTGGACAACATGGCGCCCAGCATCGAACTCTTCCCTATTGACGACGTCTATGTTGGAATGTGCCTGGAAAAGATGAATGTGACCTTGAAATTGCACCCTGGCTTCAAAACCTTTGGTATCCAGCAGCCGTTTAACCCCTTCGATCCCTGCATGTACAAGGAGCTCATGATTGTCCATAAACTCGATCCCACAGAAACGTGGATTATGTGGACTTTAGTAAACGACGAAGGAATGAAGTGTGCCAGGCAGGCCGCGTGA